A segment of the Terribacillus aidingensis genome:
GGAAAGCTCCCGCAAGGTTCCCTTCTATTGGAAATCAGTCGAGATAGAGCAAATGAAAAGAATCTCATGAAAGAACTGGATCTTCCAGTAGCGCCTTTTACGATAGTGACAGACGAGAAGGAATTGCTGACTGCGGTTAGGGAAATCGGCTTTCCATCGGTCGTAAAAACGTGCCGAGGCGGATACGATGGCAAAGGACAGCTAAAACTGGAATTTAAGGAAGACCTGCAAGAAGCTGCTGCATTCGTTCGGCAGAATGGACGCTGCATTGTAGAATCATGGTTAACATTCGATAAGGAAATATCGATTGTACTGACTAGAGGCCAGGATGGAGAGATAACGTATTTCCCGGCAGCAGAAAACGAACACCGAGATCACATCCTTTATCGGACAATCGCACCCGCCAGCATCACAAACGAGGTAGCAGAGCAAGCACGTAACGCTGCTGGCAAGCTGGCGGAAGCAGCCGGAGTTGTCGGTACCTTCACCGTCGAGATGTTCGTCTCAGGCAATGAGCTTTACATGAATGAAGTCGCACCGCGACCGCATAATTCCGGTCATTATACAATTGAAGCTTGTACGGTTTCGCAATTCGAGCAGCATATCCGAGCAGTATGTGGTTTGCCGCTTTTGCCGGTCCATTTTATCGGAGCCGCCGTTATGATAAATTTATTAGGAGAAGAGCTGGACCAGTATTGGCAGCAGCCTGACAGACCACTAGCCCATATCCATGACTACGGCAAGCAAGAAGCAAAGCCAAAACGGAAAATGGGGCATTTCACAATGGTTGGGACGTCACGTAAGACCCTGCTGGATGAAAGCGACGCTTTTACACGATCACTAGGAGGAAACAAAGCATGATTGAACGTTATACAAGAGAAGAAATGGGTAACATCTGGACAGATGAAAACAAATATAAAGCGTGGCTTGAGGTCGAGATTCTAGCATGTGAAGCATGGAGTGATTTAGGCATCATCCCTGAATCCGATGTGAAAGCACTGCGTGAAAATGCATCCTTCGATATCAATCGTATCTTGGAAATTGAGCAGGAAACACGCCATGATGTGGTTGCCTTCACTCGCGCAGTATCCGAGACATTGGGCGAAGAGCGCAAATGGGTGCATTACGGCCTGACATCCACGGATGTAGTAGATACAGCTTTATCGTATTTATTGCTCCAGGCAAATCAAATCATCCGAAAAGGCATTGTCAATTTTATCGAGATCTTGGAAACAAAAGCAAAGGAACATAAGCATACTGTCATGATGGGACGTACACATGGCGTGCACGCCGAGCCAACGACTTTCGGTTTGAAAATGGCGTTATGGTATGAAGAAATGAAACGTAATCTGGAGCGTTTTGACGCTGCAGCTGACACGATTCAATATGGCAAGCTTTCTGGTGCGGTCGGTACATATGCGAATATCGATCCGTATGTGGAGAAATACGTTACGAAGAAGTTAGGCTTGAAGCCAGCACCAGTATCCACGCAAACATTGCAGCGTGACCGCCACGCACAATATGTGGGCACTTTGGCATTGATTGCTACAAGCATCGAGAAATTCGCGACTGAAATCCGCGGGCTTCAGAAAACAGAAACGCGTGAAGTGGAAGAGTTCTTCGCCAAAGGTCAAAAAGGTTCTTCTGCAATGCCCCATAAACGTAATCCAATCGGATCTGAGAACATGGTCGGCATGTCACGCCTGATCCGCGGTCACATGGTCACAGCTTACGAAAACGTTGCTCTTTGGCATGAACGCGATATCTCTCATTCATCTGCAGAGCGTGTTATCCTGCCGGATGCGACAATCGCGCTTGATTATATGCTGAGCCGCTTCTCTAATATCGTGAAGAATTTAACGGTCTTCCCTGAAAACATGAAGCGTAACATCGATCGGACCTACGGCGTTATTTTCTCCCAGCGTGTATTGCTTGCACTTATTGATAAAGGCATGAGCCGTGAACAAGCGTACGATATCGTTCAGCCGAAAGCGATGGAAGCATGGGAGACAGAAACACAATTCAAACAGCTCATCGAAGCAACAACCGAAATCTCTGCCTTCCTTAGCCAGGAAGAAATTGATGACTGCTTCGACTATACGTACCACTTGAAAAATGTAGATCAGATTTTCCATAAGATCGGATTAGAATAATACTTTGAAAAACGGGGTGGAGAATGTGAGAGGAAAATTGCTGTACGAAGGAAAAGCCAAGCAAGTGTTTCAATCAGCCGAAAATGAGCAAGAGCTCGTGCTGTCTTATAAAAATGATGCAACAGCATTCAATGGCAAGAAGAAAGCAAGCTTTGAAGGAAAAGGCCGCTACAACAATCTTATCTCGACCCATATTTTTGAATACTTGACGAAGCAGGGCATATCATCGCATTTCATCAAGCCGCTCAGCGAAACAGAGCAGCTTGTGAAAAAGACGACGATCGTACCGCTCGAAGTAGTCGTTCGGAATGTTGCAGCAGGAAGCATTACGAGAAGGCTTGGTATTCCGGAGAAGACCGTTTTCCAACCCGTTTTGACAGAGCTTTACTATAAGGATGATAGTTTGGATGATCCGATCATCAATGATGCACATGCATTACTGCTGACGGATGTGAATGAAGAAGAACTTGCTTACATTAAGCAAGCAGCATTGGAAGTCAACCAGCATCTGCAGACGTTCTTTGACCGAGTAGGTCTGCAGCTGGTCGATTTCAAACTGGAATTCGGCCGTGACCAAGACGGCTCCATTCTTCTCTCTGATGAAATTTCCCCGGATACATGCCGGCTTTGGGACAAGGAGAATGGCGGCAAGATGGACAAGGATGTATTCCGTGAAGACCTTGGTAGCTTGATCGACGTATATGATGCAATTCTAAATCGACTGGAGGCAGCAAAATGAAAAAGGTAAAAATCTTTATCACGCTGAAAGAAGGGGTTTTGGACCCGCAAGGTAAGGCTGTACAGGAAGCATTGCAGGCAAATGGATTCCCGGATGTAGCAGATACTCGTGTCGGAAAGTACATCGAAATGACACTGCCGGATGAAGCGGATGTAGCACTGGAAGTACAGCGTATGTGTGATAAGCTGCTAGCCAATCCTGTCATGGAAGAATACAGCTATACAGTCGAGGAGGGTATACACTCGTGAAATTTGCTGTCATCGTCTTTCCAGGCTCCAACTGTGACCGGGATATGTACCATGCGGTCAAAGACGGTTTAGGAGAAGAAGCGGATCTAGTATGGTATGAAAATGCGAATCTGACAGACTATGATGCTATCTTGCTTCCGGGCGGATTCAGCTACGGTGATTATCTTCGCTCCGGCGCGATTGCATCTGTATCCAATGTATTGAACCAAATCAAGCAAAAGGCAGAAGCAGGCACACCCGTCCTTGGTGTGTGCAATGGCTTCCAGATCTTATTGGAAACAGGCTTGCTGCCGGGTGCAATGCTGCGGAATGAAAAGCTGAAGTTCATGTGTCATTACGAAACCCTTGTTGTCGAAAGAGCCGATACGATGTTCACAAGCGGCTATGAAAAAGGCCAGCAAATTCAAATTCCGATCGCCCACGGTGAAGGAAATTACTATTGTGACGATCGAACACTGGAAGAGTTGAAACGAAATAATCAGATTGTTTTTACTTACAAGAACAATCCGAATGGTTCTCGGGCTGATATCGCCGGAATCGTCAATGAAGCAGGTAATGTGCTAGGCATGATGCCTCACCCGGAACGAGCTGTCGAGGATTTGCTCGGTTCAAGCGATGGACTTGCAATGTTCCAATCCGTACTACAACACTGGAGGGAAATGTATGTTACAACAAGCTGAGATCAGTCCGGAAAAAATCGAACAAGATCGTTTGTACCGAGATATGGGTTTGACAGATGAGGAATTCCAATCTGTAAAGAATATCCTTGGCAGACAGCCAAATTTCACGGAAACAGGCATTTTCTCCGTTATGTGGTCTGAGCATTGCAGCTACAAAACATCCAAGCCACTATTGCGCAAATTCCCGACGGAAGGACCGCATGTCCTGCAAGGACCAGGTGAAGGAGCGGGAATCGTCGATATCGGTGATGACAAAGCGGTTGTATTTAAAATCGAAAGTCATAACCATCCATCTGCTGTCGAGCCTTACCAAGGCGCAGCGACCGGAGTTGGCGGTATCATTCGTGACGTATTCTCCATGGGAGCCCGGCCAATTGCACTACTGAATAGCTTGCGTTTCGGTAACCTGACGACACCGCGTGTTAAATATTTGCTTGAGGAAGTTGTCCACGGTATTGCTGGCTACGGTAACTGTGTCGGTGTACCGACTGTTGGCGGAGAAATTCAGTTTGATGCTAGCTACGAAGGCAACCCGCTCGTCAATGCAATGTGTGTCGGTTTGATCGACCAAAAGGATATCCAAAAAGGGATTGCTGCTGGTGTTGGTAATACAGTTATCTACGCAGGTGCTCCAACTGGCCGTGATGGTATCCATGGTGCAACGTTTGCATCAGAAGACTTGAGCGAAGAATCTGAATCAAAACGTCCTTCTGTTCAGGTTGGTGATCCATTCATGGAAAAACTTTTGATTGAAGCATGCTTGGAAGTGATCCAGCATGAAGCACTTGTCGGTATCCAGGATATGGGCGCAGCTGGTCTGACATCAAGTGCAAGTGAAATGGCGAGTAAAGCTGGTATGGGTATGGAAATGAACCTTGACCTAGTACCGCAGCGTGAACAGCATATGACGCCATATGAATTGATGCTTTCCGAATCCCAGGAGCGCATGCTGCTTGTCGTGAAGAAAGGCCAAGAGCAGGGCATCATCGAAGTATTCGAAAAATACGGACTACAAGCGGTTGCTGTAGGTACTGTAACGGATGACAAACAGTTCCGTCTTTTGCATCATGGTGAAGTTGCAGCAGAGATCCCGGTTGATAGTTTAGCTGAGGATGCACCAGTTTATTACAAAGAATCAAAGGTACCTGACTATTACACAGAATTCCAGACTATCGATTATAAGCCAGCTGTCATGAATCATGCAGCGACGCTGAAGCAGCTTTTGCAGCAGCCGACGATTGCCAGCAAAGAATGGGTTTATGATCAATATGATTCCATGGTTGGTGCAAGTACGGTCGTCGCACCTGGAAGTGATGCGGCAATCGTGCGCGTACGCGGAACAGAGAAAGCAATTGCAATGACGACAGATTGTAATTCCCGCTATATCTATCTGGATCCAGAAACTGGCGGCAAGATTGCTGTGGCAGAAGCAGCTCGTAATATCATCAGTTCAGGTGCGAAGCCGCTTGCGCTGACAGATGGCTTGAATTTTGGAAACCCGGATAAACCAGAGAACTTCTGGCAAATGGAAAAAAGCGTGGATGGTATGAGCGCTGCATGTTTAGCATTGGAAACGCCAGTTATCAGCGGTAACGTATCGCTTTATAACGAGTCCAATCAGCAAGCAATTTTCCCGACACCTATCGTCGGAATGGTCGGCTTGGTAGAGAACTTGGCGCATGTAACGACAAGCCAGTTCAAGCAAGCTGGTGATGCTATTTATCTACTAGGTGAAACGAAGGCTGAATTCGGCGGAAGCGAGTTGCAGAATGTACTGGAAGGACGTTATTACGGTAAAGCACCTGCTATTGATCTAGATGTGGAAGCGAGCAACCAGCAAGCAGTACTAGCTAGCATTCAGCAAGGATTCATAGCATCTGCACATGATCTCGCAGAAGGCGGTCTTGCTGTTGCATTGGCAGAAAGTCTATTCGGTACAGAGCTTGGTGCTAAGGTAACAATCGACGGTGATATGACGGCAGCGCTTTTCAGTGAATCACAGTCACGCTTCCTTTTGACGGTTTCTCCAGAAAATCAGGCAGCTTTCGAACAGGCAGTGCCAGGAGCAAAGCAAATTGGTTTGGTAACAGAAGAAGCAGAGCTTGTAATTGGACAAGATGGACGATCTATCATCTCAGAAGCAGTATCGACACTCGAGGCACTTTGGAAAGGAGCTATTCCATGCTTGCTGAAATCAAAGGCTTGAATGAGGAATGCGGCGTCTTTGCGATATGGGGACATGAGAAAGCTGCAGAAGTGACGTACTACGGCCTTCATGCCTTGCAGCATCGCGGGCAGGAGGGAGCCGGTATCGTCACGACTGACCGGGAAAACCTTCATTTGCACAAAGGAATCGGCCTGATTAATGAAGTATTTTCAGAAGGACAGTTCAACAAGCTGAACGGCAATGCAGCCATCGGCCATGTCCGCTATGCCACTGCTGGCGGCGGAGGTTATGAGAACGTACAGCCGTTGCTGTTCCGCTCCCAGAAAGATAGCCTGGCAATCGCACACAACGGAAACCTCGTTAACGCATATGGACTGAAGCAGCAGCTGGAAGCACAAGGCAGCATTTTACAGACTTCTTCTGATACAGAGGTGATTGCCCATCTGATCAAGCGCAGCGGTCAGATAGAACTGGAAGAGGCGATCAAGTCGGCTCTCAGTATGGTCAAAGGTGCTTACAGCCTTACAATCCTTACAGAAACCCAGCTGTTTGTTGCAGTAGATCCAAAAGGGTTGCGTCCGTTGTCACTTGGCCGCCTTGGTGATGCATGGGTAGTTTCCTCTGAAACATGTGCATTTGATGTAACAGGAGCGGAATATGTACGTGAAGTGGAGCCCGGTGAATTGATAACAATCAGCGATGCAGGTCTTCATACGCAGCGTTTTTCTTCCACTCTTGAAAGATCACTTTGTTCCATGGAGTATGTCTACTTCTCCCGTCCGGATTCCAATTTGAACGGCCAGAACGTGCATGCTTCCCGTAAAAAGATGGGGAAAGTGCTCTCGCAGGAAGCCCCAATTGAAGCGGATGTTGTAACAGGTGTTCCTGATTCTAGTATTTCAGCCGCGATCGGATTTTCAGAGGCTTCGGGCATTCCATATGAGCTTGGCTTGATCAAGAATCGCTATGTGGGCCGTACCTTCATCCAGCCTTCCCAGGAACTTCGTGAACAGGGTGTAAAAATGAAGTTATCGGCTGTACGCGGTATTGTCGAAGGAAAACGCGTCGTCATGGTTGATGACTCAATCGTGCGCGGAACGACAAGCAAACGGATTGTCCGGATGCTGAAGGAAGCTGGTGCAACCGAAGTGCATGTGCGTATCGCTTCTCCTCCGATTCAAAATCCATGCTTTTACGGTATTGATACATCGACGACATCAGAGCTGATTGCGGCTAATCACAGCATTGAAGAGATGCGCGAGTTAATCGAAGCAGATTCACTATCTTTCCTGTCAGTCGAGGGTCTGGAAGATTGCATCGTTGGTGACAACGATACGATGACACATGGTATTTGCAAGGCATGCTTTACAGGAAACTATCCAACTGAAATCTATCCGGATACCGTACTTCCGGCGTACAAATGTTAGGAGGGCAAGCATGAGCGAACTTTACAAGCAAGCCGGCGTGGATGTCGAAGCAGGCTATCGCGCAGTAGACTTAATGAAGAAACATATCAATCGTACGAACCGTCCGGAAGTTATCGGCGGTGTCGGCGCGTTTGCAGGACTGTTTGACTTGTCGTCTTTCTCTTATAAAGAACCGGTACTTGTTTCCGGAACAGATGGAGTTGGTACGAAGCTGAAGCTGGCTTTTGATATGGATCAGCATGATACGGTAGGAATCGACCTTGTCGCTATGTGTGTGAATGACATCATCGCTCAAGGTGCACAAGCGTTGTTTTTCCTGGATTATATCGCCTGCGGCAAAAATGAACCGGAGAAGATCGAACAGATTGTCAAAGGCATTGCTGATGGCTGTGTTGAAGCAGGTGCTGCATTGATAGGCGGCGAAACAGCTGAAATGCCAGGTATGTATGGAGCAGAAGAATATGACTTGGCGGGCTTTGTCGTAGGTATTGGGGAAAAGGCGAAGCTGATCAGCGGTGCTGATGTTAAAGCAGGAGATGCGATTATTGGGATTGCTTCTAGTGGTCTGCATTCCAACGGCTTCTCTCTAGTGCGCCGTCTGATTGAGCAGCATGGTCTGAGACTGGACGAAGTGTACGCGCCATTTGATCGTCCATTAGGAGAAATCTTGCTTGAACCGACCAAAATCTATGCAAAAGCAGTATGTGCTGTCCAAGAGAAAATTGATATCCATGGTATCTCTCATATCACTGGCGGCGGCTTCCATGAAAACCTGCCGCGCGCAGTGCCCGAGGATCTTGGAGTCCGGATACAGACCGGAAGCTGGGAGCTGCCGCCTGTCTATGAATTCCTAATGGAAAAAGCTGAGCTAGTCTTTGAGGATATGCTCGGTGTTTTCAATACAGGAATCGGTATGGCACTAATTGTCTCTAAAGAAGATGCAGAAGAAACAGTTTCCATTCTGCGAGAAGCTGGCGAAAGCGCTTGGATCATCGGTGACGTGACGGACAAGACAGGCGTGGAGTTTTCCGCATGATTCCAGCTGCCGTTTTTGCTTCCGGCAGCGGCAGCAACGCTGAAGCGATTGTGCAGGCTGCCGAATTACCTTGTACAATCCAGCTGCTTGTTTGTGACAAGCCGGAAGCACCTGTCATACAAAAAGCAAAAGAGTGGGAAGCGGAGATTTTTGTCTGCGATCCGAAGACCTTTAAAGATAAGCAAGCCTATGAACAAGCTATTCTTACTAAGCTGCAGGAAAAACAGATTGAATGGATTTTTCTAGCGGGTTACATGCGCTTGATCGGACACACTCTGCTGGAGGCATATCCAGAGCGTATCCTGAACATCCATCCGTCGCTGCTGCCAGCATTTGCCGGCAAGGATGCGATCGGACAAGCCTTGGCTGCAGGTGTGAAGGTGAGCGGAGTGACGATTCATTTCGTTGACGCGGGAATGGATACTGGAAATATCATTGCCCAAGAAGCAGTTCCGGTCCTGGAAAATGATACACATCAAACCTTGCATCAGCGAATCCAAGAAATTGAGCATCGCCTTTATCCGGAAACGATTTCGTACATACTCAAAGAACAAGATAGAAAGGAATGACTGCAATGCCACGTGCGTTAATAAGCGTATCAGATAAAACAGGTATCATCCCATTTGCCAAAGGATTGGCAGCATTGGATTTTGAGATCATTTCAACTGGAGGCACTTTGAAACAACTGCAGGAAGCAGGAATTCCAGCAGTGGCAGTGTCTGATGTGACTAAATTTGATGAGATCATGGACGGACGTGTAAAGACGCTTCATCCAGCCATACACGGCGGTTTGTTAGCTAGAAGAGATGATGAAAGCCATATGCAGCAACTGAAGGAGCGCGACATCACACCGATCGATTTGGTTGTAGTGAATCTCTATCCGTTTAAAAATACGATCGAGAAGCCAGGCGTTACAGAAGCCGATGCCATCGAAAATATCGACATCGGAGGACCGACAATGCTTCGTTCAGCTGCTAAAAACTTTGCTGGTGTTACTGTCCTAGTTGATCCAGAAGATTACGAGATGACATTGTCTGCATTGCAGGAGGGTGAGCTTTCTTATGAAGCGAAACGCCGCTTAGCAGGTAAGGTATTCCGCCATACAGCAAACTATGATGCGATGATAGCAGGTTATTTTGCTGAATTGAATGAAGAGCATGATACGGAAACATTGACACTGACATATGAAAAAGTCCAATCCTTGCGTTATGGGGAAAACCCGCATCAGGCAGCGGCATTCTACAAGGATCCAATCGTCAAAGGCGCTTCCATCGCAAATGCGAAGCAGCTGCATGGCAAGGAGCTTTCTTATAATAATATCCAGGATGCAAATGCAGCACTGGAGATCGTCATGGAATTCCAAGAGCCTGCTGCTGTTGCAGTCAAGCATATGAACCCTTGCGGTGTCGGTATCGGAGAAACTATTTCGAATGCTTTCCGAAAAGCATTCGAAGCAGATCCGACATCTATTTTTGGCGGTATTGTTGCTTTGAACGGTGAAGTTGATAAAGATACGGCATTGCAGCTGAAGGAGATCTTCCTTGAGATTGTCATCGCGCCAAGCTTCACAGAAGAAGCATTGGCTTTATTGACGGAGAAGAAAAACATCCGTTTATTGGAGCTTGCTGCAGATAAAATCCAACAACCGAAAAAGGTCGTCAGCGTAAGCGGCGGTCTGCTTGTACAGGATTATGATGCAGGTGCTGTAACAGAAGCGAATCTCACTGTTGCGACTAACCGAAAGCCGACAGAAGACGAAATGAAGAATCTTCTCTTCGCCTGGAAAGTTGTGAAGCATGTGAAATCCAATGCCATCGTTGTGGCAAAGGATGATCAGACGATCGGTGTCGGGGCAGGACAAATGAATCGGGTTGGAGCTGCTAAGATCGCCTTGGAGCAGGCTGGTGAGAAAGCAGCAGGTGCGGTGCTCGCATCGGATGCATTCTTCCCTATGCCGGATACAGTCGAAGCGGCAGTGAAAGCTGGAGTAACAGCTATCATCCAGCCAGGCGGATCAAAACGTGACGAAGATTCTGTAGCTGTATGTAATGCGCACAATATTGCTATGGTTTACACAGATATGCGCCACTTCAAGCACTAATTGTCAGGGGGAGACTTTGTGAGAGTTCTTGTTATAGGCAGCGGCGGCCGCGAGCATAGTATCGTCGCAAAGCTAGCTTCAAGTACTGAGGTTACGGCATTGTACGCAGCACCAGGTAATGGCGGTATAGCCGACTTGGCCACTTGTGTGCCGATTGATGTAACAGCTGTGGAAGACCTGGTCCATTTTGCTAAGGAAGAACAAATCGATTGGACATTTGTCGGCCCGGAAATTCCGTTGCTTGCTGGTGTCGTCAACGCTTTCCAACAGGAAGGCTTGAATGTATTCGGACCAACAAAGGAAGCTGCTTTGATCGAAGGAAGCAAGGATTACGCTAAAAGCTTTATGCGTGTTCATGCTATCCCTACTGCAGCCAGTGAGACTTTCTCTGATGCAGATAAAGCAAAAGCATATATTGCGAAAAAAGGTGCACCGATCGTTGTGAAAGCAGATGGGCTTGCTGCTGGTAAAGGTGTCGTAGTTGCCCAGACGGTTGAGGAAGCGCAGGAAGCTGTAGAAAGCATGCTAGTCGACAACCAGTTCGGCCAAGCGGGCAGCCTTGTTATTATCGAGGATTTTCTTGACGGCAAGGAATTTTCACTAATGGCTTTCGTGAATGGAGAAAATGTTTATCCGCTTGTGCCTGCTCGTGACCACAAACGCGTTTACGATAATGACCAGGGCCCGAATACAGGCGGTATGGGTGCGTATGCACCAATTCCGGATTTACAGCAGACAGTGATTGATGAAGCAATCGAACGCATTCTGAAGCCTGCTGCAGCTGGACTTGTGAAAGAAGACCGTTCTTTTACAGGTGTTTTGTACGCCGGTCTTATCGAAACAACAGACGGACCAAAAGTGATTGAATTCAATGCCCGTTTCGGAGACCCTGAAACACAGGTCATCCTGCCGCTGTTGGAGAATGATTTGCTGCAGGTCATGCAGGATGTTACAGCTGGTGAAGATCCTAAGCTGACGTGGAAGGATGCTTACGCTACCGGAACGGTCATCGCTGCAAGCGGCTACCCAGGAAGCTATGACAAGCAGCTTCCGATTCCTGATTTAACAGAACTGCCGCAGGATGTTTACTGTATCCACGCCGGTACCGAAAAAACGGCAGACGGTTATGTTTCCAACGGAGGCCGCATCTTGTTCATCGGCTCTGTACACCATAATCGTACGGATGCAGTGGAAAGTGTCAAAACAGGACTTGAAATTTTTGAAGATAACCCGAATTTCCATTATCGGACTGATATTGGCTTCGGGAAATAAAGGAAAGAAGAACTGGTATACGGGCCAGTTCTTCTTTTTTATTCTCCTTGGGAATCCTTTTCTTTCCCCTGGGAATCTTGCTCTTGATCTTGGGAATCCTGTTTATGCAAAAATTGATTGATGATGGTCATACTTGGGCAATAACGTACGATTCCTTCCGCAATTTTCATTGCGCCTGCCAGCAAGGCTAAATGGGCGGTTAACTTCCTCGGTCTTGTCACAAGAACAGCTGTTGCATATCCGACTATGCTGATTCCAGCAGTAATTCGGATCATCGCTTGTATTATCCCCATATTAGGTTTCAATTGTAGCCCCCCTTCCTTCTGTGGTCTTAGTTTCCCTGCTACTTTCAGCGTTTATGCTAGTATAAAAATTCCAATGCACGTCGTATTACGCAAATCCGCTCAGATGATGTATGATAAAAGATAAGGTAAGAAGCACATCCGTGCGTATGGGGGAGGGAAGCTGCATGCAGCTTGATAAGCTCCGTGGTGAGCATTTAGATGAATTATTTGAGGCGATACTTTCATTAAAGGATATCGAGGAATGCTATCGCTTCTTCGACGACATTGCGACAATCAGCGAAATACAATCTCTTACACAGCGCCTTCAAGTGGCGAAGATGCTCCGTGCTGGAGCGACATATC
Coding sequences within it:
- the purK gene encoding 5-(carboxyamino)imidazole ribonucleotide synthase — its product is MRPNNIITIGILGGGQLGRMMATAAKHMGYRIIVLDPAHDCPAAQVADLHIEAPYDDRDAIRKLESLSDVVTYEFENVDLDAAKLLEEKGKLPQGSLLLEISRDRANEKNLMKELDLPVAPFTIVTDEKELLTAVREIGFPSVVKTCRGGYDGKGQLKLEFKEDLQEAAAFVRQNGRCIVESWLTFDKEISIVLTRGQDGEITYFPAAENEHRDHILYRTIAPASITNEVAEQARNAAGKLAEAAGVVGTFTVEMFVSGNELYMNEVAPRPHNSGHYTIEACTVSQFEQHIRAVCGLPLLPVHFIGAAVMINLLGEELDQYWQQPDRPLAHIHDYGKQEAKPKRKMGHFTMVGTSRKTLLDESDAFTRSLGGNKA
- the purB gene encoding adenylosuccinate lyase, whose product is MIERYTREEMGNIWTDENKYKAWLEVEILACEAWSDLGIIPESDVKALRENASFDINRILEIEQETRHDVVAFTRAVSETLGEERKWVHYGLTSTDVVDTALSYLLLQANQIIRKGIVNFIEILETKAKEHKHTVMMGRTHGVHAEPTTFGLKMALWYEEMKRNLERFDAAADTIQYGKLSGAVGTYANIDPYVEKYVTKKLGLKPAPVSTQTLQRDRHAQYVGTLALIATSIEKFATEIRGLQKTETREVEEFFAKGQKGSSAMPHKRNPIGSENMVGMSRLIRGHMVTAYENVALWHERDISHSSAERVILPDATIALDYMLSRFSNIVKNLTVFPENMKRNIDRTYGVIFSQRVLLALIDKGMSREQAYDIVQPKAMEAWETETQFKQLIEATTEISAFLSQEEIDDCFDYTYHLKNVDQIFHKIGLE
- the purC gene encoding phosphoribosylaminoimidazolesuccinocarboxamide synthase, which gives rise to MRGKLLYEGKAKQVFQSAENEQELVLSYKNDATAFNGKKKASFEGKGRYNNLISTHIFEYLTKQGISSHFIKPLSETEQLVKKTTIVPLEVVVRNVAAGSITRRLGIPEKTVFQPVLTELYYKDDSLDDPIINDAHALLLTDVNEEELAYIKQAALEVNQHLQTFFDRVGLQLVDFKLEFGRDQDGSILLSDEISPDTCRLWDKENGGKMDKDVFREDLGSLIDVYDAILNRLEAAK
- the purS gene encoding phosphoribosylformylglycinamidine synthase subunit PurS: MKKVKIFITLKEGVLDPQGKAVQEALQANGFPDVADTRVGKYIEMTLPDEADVALEVQRMCDKLLANPVMEEYSYTVEEGIHS
- the purQ gene encoding phosphoribosylformylglycinamidine synthase subunit PurQ translates to MKFAVIVFPGSNCDRDMYHAVKDGLGEEADLVWYENANLTDYDAILLPGGFSYGDYLRSGAIASVSNVLNQIKQKAEAGTPVLGVCNGFQILLETGLLPGAMLRNEKLKFMCHYETLVVERADTMFTSGYEKGQQIQIPIAHGEGNYYCDDRTLEELKRNNQIVFTYKNNPNGSRADIAGIVNEAGNVLGMMPHPERAVEDLLGSSDGLAMFQSVLQHWREMYVTTS
- the purL gene encoding phosphoribosylformylglycinamidine synthase subunit PurL; its protein translation is MLQQAEISPEKIEQDRLYRDMGLTDEEFQSVKNILGRQPNFTETGIFSVMWSEHCSYKTSKPLLRKFPTEGPHVLQGPGEGAGIVDIGDDKAVVFKIESHNHPSAVEPYQGAATGVGGIIRDVFSMGARPIALLNSLRFGNLTTPRVKYLLEEVVHGIAGYGNCVGVPTVGGEIQFDASYEGNPLVNAMCVGLIDQKDIQKGIAAGVGNTVIYAGAPTGRDGIHGATFASEDLSEESESKRPSVQVGDPFMEKLLIEACLEVIQHEALVGIQDMGAAGLTSSASEMASKAGMGMEMNLDLVPQREQHMTPYELMLSESQERMLLVVKKGQEQGIIEVFEKYGLQAVAVGTVTDDKQFRLLHHGEVAAEIPVDSLAEDAPVYYKESKVPDYYTEFQTIDYKPAVMNHAATLKQLLQQPTIASKEWVYDQYDSMVGASTVVAPGSDAAIVRVRGTEKAIAMTTDCNSRYIYLDPETGGKIAVAEAARNIISSGAKPLALTDGLNFGNPDKPENFWQMEKSVDGMSAACLALETPVISGNVSLYNESNQQAIFPTPIVGMVGLVENLAHVTTSQFKQAGDAIYLLGETKAEFGGSELQNVLEGRYYGKAPAIDLDVEASNQQAVLASIQQGFIASAHDLAEGGLAVALAESLFGTELGAKVTIDGDMTAALFSESQSRFLLTVSPENQAAFEQAVPGAKQIGLVTEEAELVIGQDGRSIISEAVSTLEALWKGAIPCLLKSKA
- the purF gene encoding amidophosphoribosyltransferase; translation: MLAEIKGLNEECGVFAIWGHEKAAEVTYYGLHALQHRGQEGAGIVTTDRENLHLHKGIGLINEVFSEGQFNKLNGNAAIGHVRYATAGGGGYENVQPLLFRSQKDSLAIAHNGNLVNAYGLKQQLEAQGSILQTSSDTEVIAHLIKRSGQIELEEAIKSALSMVKGAYSLTILTETQLFVAVDPKGLRPLSLGRLGDAWVVSSETCAFDVTGAEYVREVEPGELITISDAGLHTQRFSSTLERSLCSMEYVYFSRPDSNLNGQNVHASRKKMGKVLSQEAPIEADVVTGVPDSSISAAIGFSEASGIPYELGLIKNRYVGRTFIQPSQELREQGVKMKLSAVRGIVEGKRVVMVDDSIVRGTTSKRIVRMLKEAGATEVHVRIASPPIQNPCFYGIDTSTTSELIAANHSIEEMRELIEADSLSFLSVEGLEDCIVGDNDTMTHGICKACFTGNYPTEIYPDTVLPAYKC
- the purM gene encoding phosphoribosylformylglycinamidine cyclo-ligase, with the translated sequence MSELYKQAGVDVEAGYRAVDLMKKHINRTNRPEVIGGVGAFAGLFDLSSFSYKEPVLVSGTDGVGTKLKLAFDMDQHDTVGIDLVAMCVNDIIAQGAQALFFLDYIACGKNEPEKIEQIVKGIADGCVEAGAALIGGETAEMPGMYGAEEYDLAGFVVGIGEKAKLISGADVKAGDAIIGIASSGLHSNGFSLVRRLIEQHGLRLDEVYAPFDRPLGEILLEPTKIYAKAVCAVQEKIDIHGISHITGGGFHENLPRAVPEDLGVRIQTGSWELPPVYEFLMEKAELVFEDMLGVFNTGIGMALIVSKEDAEETVSILREAGESAWIIGDVTDKTGVEFSA